A genomic window from Agrobacterium tumefaciens includes:
- a CDS encoding GAF domain-containing protein — protein MFEAVSIDTADKTEFYRVLAQQLQALFEGEADMIANAANMSALIYQMMPDLNWAGVYLLKGEQLVLGPFQGKPACVRIPVGRGVCGSAVERKSSILVEDVHAFPGHIACDAASRSELVVPIFRDGATIGVIDLDSPLPSRFDADDQAGIERLAKIFAGSF, from the coding sequence ATGTTTGAAGCGGTCTCTATCGACACTGCCGACAAGACCGAGTTTTACCGCGTGCTCGCCCAGCAATTGCAAGCCTTGTTCGAGGGAGAGGCGGACATGATCGCCAATGCCGCCAACATGTCGGCGCTGATCTATCAGATGATGCCAGACCTCAATTGGGCGGGTGTCTACCTGTTGAAGGGCGAGCAGCTGGTTCTCGGGCCGTTCCAGGGAAAACCAGCCTGCGTTCGTATCCCCGTTGGCCGCGGCGTTTGCGGCAGTGCCGTTGAGCGGAAGTCGTCGATCCTGGTTGAGGATGTCCATGCCTTCCCTGGCCACATCGCCTGTGACGCAGCCTCGCGCTCGGAACTGGTCGTCCCGATTTTTCGGGACGGTGCGACGATCGGTGTCATCGATCTCGATAGCCCGTTGCCGTCACGGTTCGATGCCGACGATCAGGCGGGTATCGAAAGGCTGGCGAAAATCTTCGCAGGTTCATTTTAG
- a CDS encoding cytochrome c biogenesis protein DipZ, with the protein MLLFLLAYTGGVLTIVSPCILPVLPFVFARAGRPFMTSILPMLVGMAATFAGVATLAAVGGGWAVEANEYGRVAAITLLAVFGIFLLFPSLSERLTRPLVALGARLSQSADRETGRGSAVVGSLMLGVATGLLWAPCAGPVLGLILTGAALQGANVGTSLLLLAYALGAATSLMLALLIGGRVFQAMKRSIGAGEWIRRGLGVAVLVAVAAIGLGLDTGFLTQASLASTSALEQKLIDGLGGKPDQDIAGGGAMKPSTVMQKDAVQNGAMQGNPAMMSANPAAMSGSSAMMMQGKPSASTAEQLPVEGTAPSLAGAVEWLNSQPLSMEQLKGKVVLVDFWTYSCINCLRSIPYVRAWAEKYRDQGLVVIGVHAPEFAFEKRVDNVKKAIADLGIVYPVAVDNDYAIWRAFNNQYWPAHYFIDAKGQVRYHHFGEGEYDRSERVIQQLLAEAGKTDVGSDIVAVNASGAQAASDTADVQSPETYVGYERAQNFISAGGIVNDQAHAYVEEKPRRNEWGLTGNWTVGAEHAALNDSGGGIYYRFRARDLHLVLGPGADGKPVRFQVTIDGKPPREDHGMDVDPDGNGTITEQRLYQLVRQSGPVEDHTFEIRFLDAGPEAYAFTFG; encoded by the coding sequence ATGTTGCTGTTTCTTCTCGCCTATACAGGCGGCGTGCTGACGATCGTCAGTCCCTGCATCCTGCCGGTTTTGCCGTTTGTTTTTGCACGTGCCGGTCGACCTTTCATGACCAGCATCCTTCCCATGCTGGTCGGCATGGCGGCAACCTTCGCCGGCGTGGCGACACTCGCGGCGGTCGGGGGTGGCTGGGCGGTCGAAGCCAATGAATATGGCCGGGTGGCGGCCATCACGCTGCTGGCAGTCTTTGGCATCTTTCTGCTCTTCCCGTCATTGTCGGAGCGTCTGACCCGGCCGCTGGTGGCGCTCGGCGCTAGACTTTCGCAATCAGCCGACCGGGAAACGGGTCGTGGTTCGGCTGTCGTCGGATCGTTGATGCTCGGCGTCGCCACCGGCCTCCTGTGGGCCCCGTGCGCGGGACCGGTTCTCGGCCTCATTCTGACTGGAGCGGCACTACAGGGGGCCAATGTTGGAACCTCACTTCTGCTGCTTGCCTATGCGCTTGGCGCGGCGACGTCTTTGATGCTTGCCCTTCTGATCGGCGGCCGGGTTTTTCAGGCCATGAAACGTTCCATCGGGGCAGGGGAATGGATAAGGCGCGGCCTGGGCGTTGCCGTGCTTGTCGCGGTCGCCGCAATCGGCCTCGGCCTCGATACCGGTTTCCTGACACAGGCGTCGCTTGCCAGCACCTCAGCGCTCGAACAGAAGCTGATCGATGGATTGGGCGGCAAGCCGGATCAGGATATCGCTGGAGGCGGCGCGATGAAGCCTTCGACCGTGATGCAGAAGGATGCCGTGCAGAATGGCGCGATGCAGGGCAATCCCGCGATGATGTCTGCCAATCCGGCCGCGATGAGTGGCTCGAGCGCGATGATGATGCAGGGCAAGCCATCGGCGTCCACCGCAGAACAGCTTCCGGTCGAAGGCACCGCTCCGTCGCTCGCAGGCGCGGTTGAATGGCTCAATTCGCAACCCCTGAGCATGGAGCAGCTGAAGGGCAAGGTCGTGCTTGTCGACTTCTGGACCTATTCCTGCATCAACTGCCTGCGGTCTATCCCCTATGTCCGCGCCTGGGCCGAAAAATACAGGGATCAGGGACTTGTCGTGATCGGCGTGCACGCACCGGAATTCGCTTTTGAAAAACGCGTCGACAATGTCAAAAAGGCGATTGCTGATCTCGGTATTGTTTACCCCGTCGCCGTCGATAATGACTATGCGATCTGGCGGGCATTCAATAATCAATATTGGCCGGCGCATTACTTCATCGACGCAAAGGGGCAGGTCCGCTACCATCATTTTGGTGAGGGCGAATACGACCGGTCGGAGCGTGTCATCCAGCAGCTTCTTGCGGAAGCGGGAAAGACGGATGTCGGCTCGGATATCGTCGCGGTCAACGCAAGCGGCGCGCAGGCGGCCTCCGACACGGCCGACGTGCAATCGCCGGAAACCTATGTCGGTTACGAACGGGCGCAGAACTTCATCAGTGCCGGCGGGATCGTCAACGATCAGGCTCACGCCTATGTCGAGGAAAAGCCCCGGCGCAACGAATGGGGTCTAACCGGCAACTGGACGGTTGGTGCCGAACATGCGGCATTGAATGACAGCGGCGGCGGCATCTATTATCGGTTCCGGGCCCGGGACCTGCATCTGGTCCTTGGTCCAGGTGCAGATGGCAAGCCGGTGCGCTTCCAGGTCACGATTGATGGCAAGCCGCCGCGTGAAGACCATGGCATGGATGTCGATCCCGATGGAAACGGCACCATTACCGAACAGCGCCTTTATCAACTCGTCCGCCAGAGTGGACCGGTAGAAGATCACACATTCGAAATCCGCTTTCTGGACGCTGGTCCCGAAGCCTATGCATTCACCTTCGGTTGA
- a CDS encoding LysR family transcriptional regulator: MQAMRSLDPIAVEAFLLVAELQSFTRVAGVMNTSQAAISLRLRRLEEMLGHRLVERTPRRVRLTAAGERFLEPARAYVAAGRRASDVFEQEPTRLAIGVTHHLIGADLPRILRVISELETSVTLHLRTAGTRTLLELYDAGELDAIVVLRHDDIRRDGEPLFQESFGWYSSPDFDLPASAPVPLVLQPEPCNLRAMALRALDSVDIAWREAFVGTGATAVGAAAEAGIGVALLARSAAPAGVREVRSRFLPALPKLDVVMISTVTGDRANSALARITRAFRSS, encoded by the coding sequence ATGCAGGCCATGCGCTCATTGGATCCCATAGCCGTCGAGGCTTTTCTTCTTGTTGCCGAACTGCAGTCGTTCACCCGCGTTGCGGGCGTGATGAATACGTCGCAGGCCGCCATATCCCTGCGCCTGCGTCGGCTTGAAGAAATGTTGGGGCATCGCCTGGTCGAACGGACACCGCGCCGGGTGCGATTGACGGCGGCAGGGGAGCGCTTCCTGGAGCCGGCACGCGCCTATGTCGCCGCCGGCCGTCGTGCGAGTGATGTCTTTGAGCAGGAGCCGACACGTCTGGCGATCGGCGTCACGCATCATTTGATCGGAGCCGACCTGCCTCGAATACTCCGGGTGATCAGTGAACTCGAGACCAGCGTCACGCTTCATCTTCGTACAGCCGGCACAAGGACCCTGCTTGAACTCTACGATGCCGGAGAGCTCGATGCGATCGTCGTGTTGCGGCATGACGATATCCGGCGAGATGGTGAGCCTCTGTTTCAGGAAAGCTTTGGCTGGTACTCCAGCCCGGATTTTGATCTTCCTGCAAGCGCCCCGGTGCCGCTGGTTCTTCAACCGGAGCCCTGCAATTTACGAGCCATGGCTCTTCGGGCGCTGGATAGCGTGGATATTGCCTGGCGCGAGGCTTTTGTCGGAACCGGGGCAACGGCGGTGGGCGCAGCGGCGGAAGCCGGCATCGGCGTCGCGCTCCTGGCGCGAAGCGCCGCTCCGGCGGGTGTGCGGGAGGTGCGGAGCCGCTTTCTGCCGGCGCTTCCAAAACTGGATGTCGTGATGATTTCCACAGTGACCGGCGATCGCGCGAACTCCGCGCTCGCACGTATCACCCGTGCATTTCGATCATCCTGA
- the msrA gene encoding peptide-methionine (S)-S-oxide reductase MsrA: MFAWKAITTTLAVGSAIMLASLSVASAQEGIALPAPAADVSASTAATETAVFAGGCFWGVQGVFQHVSGVKNAVSGYAGGARQTANYEAVGSGKTGHAEAVKVTYDPKQVTYGHLLQIYFSVAHDPTELNRQGPDIGTQYRSAIFPANEDQGRVAKAYIAQLNKARLYDAAIVTTIEPGHAFYPAEAYHQDFLTNNPTYPYIVYNDLPKLENLRKLFARDFREKPVLVAENGI; the protein is encoded by the coding sequence ATGTTTGCCTGGAAAGCGATAACGACAACGCTGGCCGTCGGATCCGCGATAATGTTGGCAAGTCTGAGTGTAGCCTCGGCGCAGGAAGGCATAGCGCTTCCCGCGCCTGCGGCTGATGTTTCCGCAAGTACCGCAGCCACCGAAACGGCGGTTTTTGCCGGCGGTTGTTTCTGGGGCGTGCAGGGTGTCTTCCAGCATGTGAGCGGCGTCAAAAACGCAGTCTCCGGTTATGCGGGCGGCGCAAGGCAGACGGCGAATTATGAAGCGGTCGGCAGTGGCAAGACCGGCCATGCGGAGGCCGTGAAGGTAACCTATGATCCGAAGCAGGTGACCTATGGCCATCTGCTGCAGATCTATTTTTCAGTGGCCCACGATCCGACCGAGCTTAACCGCCAGGGGCCGGATATCGGCACGCAGTATCGTTCCGCCATCTTTCCCGCAAATGAGGATCAGGGCCGTGTGGCGAAAGCCTATATTGCCCAGCTCAACAAGGCACGTCTTTACGACGCGGCGATCGTGACGACAATCGAGCCGGGCCATGCTTTTTATCCCGCCGAAGCTTACCATCAGGATTTCCTGACGAACAATCCGACCTATCCCTACATCGTCTACAACGACCTTCCGAAGCTCGAAAACCTGCGCAAACTGTTTGCAAGGGATTTTCGCGAGAAGCCCGTGCTGGTCGCCGAGAACGGTATTTGA
- a CDS encoding NADP-dependent oxidoreductase — MKSVVINEYGDNAVLTVADVERPEPGPGEVLVKVHAAGVNPIDWKIRSGAGQRMGMTLPIHLGGEIAGIVEKLGPGVSEFKLGDGVYGIIKAGGFSEYAVAKVTDIAGKPSNLEFIETAAVPLGALTAWQALFDVAGLSNGQRLLVTNSAGGVGSLAVQLARARGAHVTAMASSRNEAYVQSLGADEFIDYTKQPFELVARDMDVVFDTVGSDTFKRAFATLKQGGFLVTAVAFPSEEDKRHGIGLARVQCKPDAEQLASIRKLVEEEKVRPHVATVLPLASIGQALELSESGRTRGKVVLQISS, encoded by the coding sequence ATGAAATCAGTGGTCATCAACGAATATGGCGACAACGCCGTGCTCACAGTTGCCGATGTTGAACGTCCGGAGCCGGGTCCCGGCGAGGTTTTGGTGAAGGTGCATGCGGCAGGCGTGAACCCCATCGACTGGAAGATCCGCAGCGGCGCCGGCCAGCGGATGGGCATGACCCTGCCGATCCATCTTGGCGGCGAGATCGCCGGCATTGTTGAAAAGCTTGGACCGGGCGTCAGCGAATTCAAACTGGGCGACGGTGTTTACGGCATCATCAAGGCTGGCGGGTTCTCGGAATATGCGGTCGCCAAAGTGACGGATATAGCAGGCAAACCTTCCAACCTGGAGTTCATCGAGACGGCTGCGGTGCCGCTCGGCGCCTTGACCGCGTGGCAGGCACTGTTCGATGTGGCCGGCCTTTCAAATGGCCAGCGCCTGCTCGTCACCAACAGCGCGGGCGGCGTCGGTTCTCTGGCTGTGCAGCTTGCCAGGGCGAGAGGGGCGCATGTCACCGCAATGGCGTCCAGCCGGAACGAGGCATACGTCCAAAGCCTCGGCGCGGACGAGTTTATCGACTATACGAAGCAGCCCTTCGAGCTGGTCGCTCGCGATATGGATGTCGTCTTCGACACGGTTGGAAGCGACACGTTCAAGCGGGCGTTCGCCACTCTCAAACAGGGCGGTTTTCTGGTAACGGCGGTGGCTTTCCCCAGCGAAGAGGACAAGCGCCATGGCATCGGCCTCGCGCGTGTGCAATGCAAGCCCGATGCGGAACAGCTCGCATCCATCCGCAAACTGGTCGAGGAGGAGAAGGTGAGGCCCCATGTGGCAACCGTCCTGCCGCTTGCGAGCATCGGGCAAGCGCTGGAACTGTCCGAAAGCGGGCGCACCCGCGGCAAGGTCGTTCTGCAGATCAGCAGCTAG
- a CDS encoding sugar phosphate isomerase/epimerase has translation MNIFQHCFSTLGCSELSLHETADLAQRHDIATVELRALSGTVELIPALASEFGTPAAFAAFLAERDLKIAALNTSIRLFGSTDLAAIEPFIDWAEAADISYLRIFDGGKRLTPDEINRAAALLEDWRARRQSRGLNVDLMIETHDALADFNQLLTFIERVPTARILWDTHHTWAKGSDLKTLWHHIAKNIVHLHVKDSKTDSDGRRRYVLPGQGDFPMADLLSILQSDERHIPLSLEWERHWHPELPPLYDALKAARSWWRQGAF, from the coding sequence ATGAACATTTTCCAGCATTGCTTTTCGACCCTCGGCTGCTCCGAGCTCAGCCTTCATGAGACAGCCGATCTGGCGCAACGACACGATATTGCGACCGTGGAATTGCGCGCACTATCCGGCACGGTCGAGCTGATCCCGGCCCTCGCCTCCGAGTTTGGCACACCTGCGGCGTTTGCAGCATTTCTGGCCGAACGCGATCTGAAGATTGCCGCTCTCAACACGTCCATTCGGCTCTTCGGAAGTACCGATCTCGCCGCCATCGAGCCTTTCATTGACTGGGCAGAAGCTGCTGACATTTCCTATTTGCGCATCTTCGACGGTGGCAAACGGTTGACACCGGACGAGATAAACCGCGCAGCAGCGCTGTTGGAGGACTGGCGTGCGCGGCGGCAGTCCCGCGGGTTGAATGTCGATCTGATGATCGAGACCCACGATGCGCTGGCGGATTTCAATCAGCTTCTCACCTTCATCGAACGCGTGCCGACAGCACGGATTTTATGGGATACCCACCACACCTGGGCCAAAGGCAGCGATCTTAAGACCCTTTGGCACCATATCGCGAAAAACATCGTCCATCTGCACGTCAAGGACAGCAAGACGGATAGCGATGGTCGGCGACGCTATGTTTTGCCCGGCCAGGGTGATTTTCCCATGGCGGACCTGCTTTCGATTCTACAGTCGGACGAACGACACATCCCCCTCAGTCTGGAATGGGAACGCCACTGGCATCCCGAACTGCCACCGCTGTACGATGCGCTCAAAGCTGCGCGCAGCTGGTGGCGACAAGGAGCTTTTTGA
- the msrB gene encoding peptide-methionine (R)-S-oxide reductase MsrB encodes MVNRRELLKGAAFAAIALQLGGGRAFAATGSFPITLTDEEWRKRLTPDQYEVLRKEGTEYPGSSPLLHEKRRGNFACAGCDQEAFSSTTKFESGTGWPSFWAPLENAVGTTQDTSLGMVRTEVHCARCGGHLGHVFDDGPKPTGLRYCLNGVALNFHPTSA; translated from the coding sequence ATGGTGAACAGACGAGAGCTTCTCAAAGGGGCGGCATTCGCGGCGATTGCGCTTCAGCTTGGTGGCGGTCGAGCGTTTGCCGCGACGGGTTCTTTCCCCATTACCCTGACCGATGAGGAATGGCGCAAACGCCTGACCCCGGATCAATATGAGGTTTTGCGGAAAGAGGGCACGGAATATCCGGGATCCAGCCCGTTGCTGCATGAAAAGCGCCGGGGCAATTTCGCCTGCGCCGGTTGCGATCAGGAGGCGTTTTCTTCCACCACCAAGTTCGAAAGTGGAACCGGGTGGCCGAGCTTCTGGGCCCCCTTGGAAAACGCGGTCGGCACCACACAGGACACCTCTCTTGGAATGGTGCGAACGGAGGTCCATTGCGCCCGTTGCGGCGGTCATCTGGGCCATGTTTTCGATGATGGACCCAAGCCAACCGGTCTTCGCTATTGCCTGAACGGCGTGGCGCTGAACTTCCATCCGACGTCGGCCTGA
- a CDS encoding glucarate dehydratase, translating to MRIAEIHLTPVAIPDRPLLNCKGVHQPHALRTVIEVICDDGTAGLGESYGSIKALDGLRRAAPALIGLDPFHLHELKSRVVAALPGSGGINAKSAVADHKLTDVVASAFEVPCLDIQGKLLGRPVSDLLGGAVRTSVPFSAYLFFKFAGHIGEAPDEWGEVLTPDQMVGEARRMVDTYGFQSLKLKGGVLHPDLEIETMLKLREAFPNHPLRIDPNGGWTVETAIYIARKLENVLEYLEDPVIGMDQMAQVAAATSIPLATNMIVLEFDQIATAFRKNAVQIVLSDHHYWGGLRASTHLGKVCETLGLGVSMHSNSHLGITLAAMIHVAAATPNLSFDCDTHYPWTGVDVIEGTPFTFRGGRLDVPEGPGLGVTLDRQKLSELAALYEQTAMRERDDTAYMKLFDPAYERRVPRW from the coding sequence ATGCGCATAGCCGAGATTCACCTAACACCGGTCGCCATTCCTGACAGGCCGCTGCTGAACTGCAAGGGCGTCCATCAGCCCCATGCATTGCGTACCGTCATCGAGGTCATATGCGACGACGGCACGGCCGGCCTCGGGGAAAGCTACGGAAGCATCAAGGCGCTGGACGGGTTGCGGCGCGCGGCACCGGCGCTCATCGGGCTGGACCCGTTTCATCTTCACGAGCTGAAATCCCGCGTCGTCGCCGCATTGCCGGGCAGCGGCGGCATCAATGCCAAATCGGCGGTGGCTGATCACAAGTTGACGGACGTGGTCGCCTCGGCCTTCGAAGTCCCCTGCCTCGACATTCAGGGCAAGCTTCTCGGGCGGCCGGTCTCTGATCTGCTTGGCGGCGCGGTTCGCACCAGCGTTCCCTTCAGCGCCTATCTGTTTTTCAAATTTGCGGGCCACATCGGCGAGGCGCCGGATGAATGGGGAGAGGTTCTCACACCGGACCAGATGGTTGGCGAAGCCCGCAGGATGGTTGACACATACGGTTTCCAGTCGCTGAAACTGAAAGGCGGCGTTCTGCATCCCGATCTTGAGATCGAGACGATGCTGAAGCTCCGGGAAGCCTTTCCCAATCATCCGTTGCGGATTGACCCCAACGGTGGCTGGACCGTGGAGACGGCGATTTACATTGCCCGCAAGCTCGAAAATGTTCTGGAATATCTGGAGGATCCGGTCATCGGCATGGACCAGATGGCGCAGGTTGCAGCCGCGACGTCCATCCCGCTCGCCACCAACATGATCGTTCTGGAATTCGACCAGATCGCCACGGCCTTCCGCAAAAACGCGGTACAGATCGTGCTGTCGGATCACCATTATTGGGGAGGACTGCGCGCCTCGACCCATCTTGGAAAAGTCTGCGAGACATTGGGGCTTGGCGTCTCCATGCATTCCAATTCCCACCTCGGCATCACCCTTGCGGCAATGATCCACGTGGCCGCGGCAACGCCAAACCTGAGTTTCGACTGCGACACGCATTACCCATGGACGGGTGTCGACGTCATCGAAGGCACGCCATTCACGTTCCGGGGTGGCCGGCTGGATGTACCCGAGGGACCGGGACTTGGCGTCACGCTCGACCGGCAGAAGCTTTCCGAACTTGCCGCACTCTATGAGCAGACAGCCATGAGAGAGCGTGATGACACGGCTTACATGAAGCTCTTCGATCCAGCCTATGAAAGACGCGTGCCGCGCTGGTAA
- a CDS encoding transporter, whose translation MKISARNRLKGKIIDVVKGATTAHVRIDIGGGIVVTSSITNDAVDELGLKVGGDAYAVVKASDVMVAVD comes from the coding sequence ATGAAGATCAGTGCGCGCAATCGCCTCAAGGGCAAGATCATCGATGTCGTCAAAGGGGCGACCACTGCACATGTGCGTATCGATATCGGTGGCGGTATTGTTGTCACCTCATCCATCACCAATGATGCCGTCGATGAACTTGGGCTGAAGGTCGGCGGTGACGCCTATGCTGTCGTCAAGGCATCGGACGTCATGGTCGCGGTGGACTGA
- a CDS encoding hydroxyacid dehydrogenase: MRQFQKRPRLLIAMRQELPEGFFGTREWARLNAVTDIIPGFPYTDFDTATGAEALAEADILLAAWGTPSLTRERLARAPKLKMIAYAASSVRTVAPSEFWETSNILITTAASAMAVPVAEFTYAAIIMCGKDVFRLRDEHRAERGTGGFGSRRGMNLPHLGNHARRIGIVGASRIGRLVMEMLARGKFEIAVYDPFLSVDEAAALGATKMELNALLAWSDVVSLHAPILPETRHMIGARELALMADHAIFINTARGWLVDHDALLTEAVSGRLRILIDTPEPEPLPTDSPFYDLPNVILTPHIAGSLGNELRALSDLAITEIERFIAGLAPLHPVHKRDMERMA; encoded by the coding sequence ATGAGACAATTTCAGAAGAGACCACGGCTTTTAATCGCCATGCGCCAGGAACTACCGGAAGGTTTCTTCGGTACGCGCGAATGGGCACGGTTGAATGCGGTGACGGATATCATCCCCGGTTTCCCCTATACGGATTTCGACACGGCAACGGGGGCCGAGGCGCTGGCCGAAGCGGATATCCTGCTGGCCGCCTGGGGTACACCTTCCTTGACGCGCGAGCGCCTCGCCCGTGCGCCAAAGTTAAAAATGATCGCCTATGCCGCATCCTCGGTGCGAACGGTTGCACCCAGCGAATTCTGGGAAACGTCCAATATTCTCATCACCACGGCGGCATCCGCCATGGCCGTTCCGGTTGCCGAATTTACCTATGCGGCCATCATCATGTGCGGCAAGGATGTGTTTCGTCTGCGCGACGAACACAGGGCCGAGCGCGGCACCGGTGGGTTTGGCAGCAGGCGAGGCATGAACCTGCCCCATCTCGGCAATCATGCCCGCAGGATCGGTATTGTCGGCGCTTCACGAATTGGTCGGCTGGTCATGGAGATGCTGGCGCGCGGCAAATTCGAAATCGCCGTTTACGACCCTTTTCTTTCGGTGGATGAGGCGGCGGCACTTGGCGCGACGAAAATGGAGCTCAACGCGCTTCTCGCCTGGTCCGACGTCGTGTCCCTGCATGCACCGATCCTGCCCGAAACCCGCCATATGATTGGCGCCCGCGAGCTGGCGCTGATGGCGGATCATGCCATTTTCATCAACACGGCGCGGGGCTGGCTGGTCGATCATGACGCATTGCTGACAGAGGCAGTTTCAGGACGGTTGCGCATTCTCATCGATACACCGGAACCGGAACCATTGCCGACGGACAGCCCGTTTTACGATTTGCCCAATGTCATCCTCACGCCGCATATCGCCGGCTCGCTGGGCAATGAGTTAAGGGCGCTGTCCGATCTTGCCATTACCGAGATCGAACGTTTCATCGCGGGGCTTGCCCCGCTTCATCCAGTCCATAAGCGGGATATGGAGCGTATGGCATGA
- a CDS encoding MFS transporter, translated as MSSQISSTSPTPVSATDPRIWAVLAVAVGTQTAGSFVSQGIYILVPFWREAFGVSLASASLAVTVMNAIQIVTMFTLGRAIDIHGERRIVGIAMLGMAIAMACAAAFANSLPALLVCIAFLGGTYAAVQPGGTRAIMRWFPPAKRGIATGFRQAAVPFGTMIAAALLPFMAVRYGWHAAAWLCAAISVLGAALFWGLYREGSDLAAKTEPPLPLVKLARIVGQNSSFWPVLRLGIAMSAFQFTLTAHVIGFMADGLGLGLFVASSMFAATQLAGIPGRILLPWISDRFRPGLRGQSFGRVSIIAAGTAAILAILPIGTPAPVILLVLVLLGIFGIGWFPLYLLEIAESAPKGSIASTIAFASTICLAVMAIGPYIFGLLVDHFGYGAAWLALIVPVLVTALPLAISSSRLPLSQTGS; from the coding sequence GTGTCGTCACAGATTTCTTCGACTTCGCCCACACCCGTTTCCGCCACCGATCCCAGGATCTGGGCCGTGCTTGCCGTGGCAGTCGGCACGCAGACCGCCGGCTCGTTCGTGTCGCAGGGCATCTACATTCTCGTGCCCTTCTGGCGTGAAGCCTTTGGCGTCTCTCTTGCGTCCGCGTCACTCGCCGTCACCGTCATGAACGCTATCCAGATCGTGACCATGTTCACGCTCGGCCGCGCCATCGACATTCATGGCGAACGCCGCATCGTCGGCATTGCCATGCTCGGCATGGCGATCGCGATGGCATGTGCGGCGGCATTCGCAAACAGCCTGCCTGCGCTGCTTGTCTGCATCGCGTTTCTGGGCGGTACTTATGCAGCGGTCCAGCCGGGCGGCACGCGGGCGATCATGCGCTGGTTCCCGCCCGCCAAACGCGGCATCGCAACAGGGTTTCGACAGGCAGCCGTTCCCTTCGGAACGATGATCGCAGCCGCTCTCCTTCCCTTTATGGCAGTCCGTTACGGATGGCATGCCGCAGCATGGCTCTGCGCCGCTATCTCCGTGCTGGGCGCTGCGCTTTTCTGGGGACTGTATCGCGAGGGAAGCGATTTGGCGGCAAAAACGGAGCCGCCGCTTCCTCTGGTAAAACTCGCCCGCATCGTCGGTCAGAATAGCAGTTTCTGGCCCGTATTGCGGCTTGGCATTGCCATGTCCGCCTTTCAATTTACCCTTACGGCGCATGTCATCGGGTTCATGGCCGACGGACTGGGGCTTGGCCTCTTTGTCGCCTCCTCGATGTTCGCCGCAACACAGCTTGCGGGCATTCCGGGCCGCATTCTGCTGCCATGGATCAGCGATCGCTTTCGGCCCGGTCTTCGCGGTCAATCATTCGGCCGTGTATCCATCATTGCCGCAGGCACTGCCGCAATCCTGGCGATCCTTCCCATCGGCACCCCGGCACCCGTTATTCTGTTGGTGCTTGTCCTGCTGGGTATATTCGGCATCGGCTGGTTTCCGCTTTACCTGCTGGAAATCGCCGAAAGTGCGCCGAAAGGTTCGATTGCATCAACGATCGCCTTCGCTTCCACCATTTGTCTGGCGGTCATGGCAATCGGCCCCTACATATTCGGTCTCCTTGTCGACCATTTTGGCTATGGGGCAGCATGGTTGGCGCTGATCGTGCCGGTGCTTGTAACCGCGCTCCCTCTGGCCATCTCATCGTCGCGCCTCCCTCTCTCTCAGACGGGCTCGTAA
- a CDS encoding helix-turn-helix transcriptional regulator, which translates to MPGRPFMFQRGFKQRGGGLPIHAHDEAQLTFAASGMVQVHTEEGRWLVPSQLAVWIPARVAHRVDVLTDAELWMVHWEPSAARAWAPPMPLERTFALHVTPLMQSLLEAAFVAEIEEEKAELIARLMLHELTSTAHAPTFLPLPTSTIGIRVANMALDDRKNRLNIEELASRAATSVRTLSRLFPLETSLTFKAWRQRARIVQAMDHLARGNPIAGVAAEFGFSSTASFSHAFRQVTNMTPTSFLGMEDQLA; encoded by the coding sequence ATGCCCGGACGTCCGTTTATGTTTCAACGAGGCTTCAAGCAGCGCGGCGGCGGCTTGCCAATCCATGCCCATGACGAGGCGCAACTGACCTTTGCAGCATCCGGCATGGTGCAGGTCCATACCGAAGAGGGCCGATGGTTGGTGCCCTCCCAGCTCGCAGTCTGGATTCCTGCCCGCGTTGCCCATCGCGTCGATGTCCTGACGGATGCCGAATTATGGATGGTTCATTGGGAGCCATCGGCAGCACGAGCATGGGCGCCACCGATGCCGCTTGAGCGTACATTTGCCCTGCATGTTACCCCGCTCATGCAATCCCTGCTCGAGGCAGCTTTCGTCGCCGAGATCGAGGAGGAGAAGGCCGAACTCATTGCAAGGCTCATGCTACACGAACTGACATCCACCGCCCATGCCCCCACATTCCTGCCGCTGCCAACGAGCACGATCGGGATACGTGTCGCCAATATGGCTCTGGACGACCGTAAAAACAGATTGAACATTGAGGAACTGGCCTCGAGAGCCGCGACATCGGTCCGAACCCTGAGCAGGCTTTTTCCTTTAGAGACAAGCCTGACATTTAAGGCCTGGCGGCAACGGGCTCGTATCGTGCAGGCCATGGATCACCTCGCCAGAGGAAACCCTATCGCCGGGGTGGCGGCCGAATTCGGCTTTTCCAGTACTGCCTCGTTCTCGCATGCCTTTCGGCAGGTCACGAACATGACGCCAACCAGCTTTCTTGGCATGGAAGACCAGTTGGCCTGA